A region of Moorena producens PAL-8-15-08-1 DNA encodes the following proteins:
- a CDS encoding GAF domain-containing protein, protein MSRLLLSFPYGRQIKKGSLEVFRPNQCHQTNYDWLTSSSLTLPIEQSIGRVTTDSIASEMPSWSAILPLSDVEKSETITMSTLDQSKEILTSSSQLNQSSSNGNGKGTPTGLKLHLAVDIEEHCKGERQWLFHLATQMRKAETSDALLRTTVTEVSQRLRVDRALIFRFQSENRGTVLVESMVGGYTPSQEECLPVIAFGALNRSAYEQQEVVALNDINDRALTPFQLQLLERFQIKASLSLPILLEGQLWGLLVVQQCSGSREWQEADISLLYQVVTELRLSLQPVESFTRRREQVKQEKVLAQILATIPPSNVPEIALGNICEELRLFLKADRVVVYRFNRDWSGEFVAESVAEGWVRLLEDQKQNPNLTSADIFSSQRCTVKQIGSVASPTTDTYLKQTQGGGYFKRHQVQRVDDIYAAGFSECYIETLEKYQTKAYIIAPIFDGEYLWGLFAVYQNSRPRRWQDSDVMLLSLLSDRLSNVLKQLDMAAQLQEKSEQLDIAVKGEKIANRLLDKILKSSDINSVFQTATKEIRQQLKCDRVAVYRFNRDWSGEFVAEDVAHGWIPLVGPSIKKVWRDTYLENTQGGRYRHNETLAVDDIYNVNYDQCHIDLLEQFQAKAYVIVPILQGEILWGLLAAYQNNGPRHWQKMEVGILAQIGRQFGVGLQQTEYIDQLRAKSSQLLKASDLEKSAVRVINKIRQSRQLDTIFKTTTIEIRKLLMADRVGLFRFDPESGYNDGELVSEDVANEYDAILGKKIHDHCFSEEYSAHYVEGQVHTVADIYNGDLSDCYIELLAQFQVRANLVVPLCKGTELWGLLCIHQCSKPRQWQEYEIDFVKQIALHFEVALQQTEYLAQVEAKSTQVAKTARIERGVVRIINKIGQSRNLDTIFKTTAIEIRKLLQVDRVGVFKFYPNSGFDDGELVSEDVASGYDAMLGIKVNDHCFGEQYAPHYTQGRVQAVADVYNGGLSDCHIELLAQFQVRANLVVPLLQGLQLWGLLCIHQCSKPRQWQEYEIDFAKQIALHFGVALQQLSYLDQVETKSHQLAQAAVRERVVASLSNNLSQSLDVYSIFDRITKELQQVLGADRVVIYRFNSDWTGQFVAESVAPGWLSLITEQETDDRLKVDLIASERCTVTAMSVYSRNHIDTYLQDTKGGDFARGDHFKKVDDIYTMGFAPCYINTLEKFQTKAYLIMPIFQGEKLWGLLGAYQNTGPRQWQDTDVTLMLQISNSLGLALQRSHYLDQVRAQSTQLTKAAQIAQGVTKIVGKLFHSRDANTIYRITTQDVRQLLKCDRVALYQFNRDWTGQFVAEAIATGWLPWVGANMQAFWPDTYLQDTQEGQYRNRKSVAVDDIYTFGYSDDYLETLEEYEVKAYMLAPIFIEGTLWGLLGTYQNTGARDWQEFELNALAQIGVQVGAALQQAEYLAQIQDQSQQLTNSAQREKADKEAVQREVMQLLSAVRPALEGDLTVRAPVTNNEVGTIADAYNNTLQSLRRIVTQVQQASRKVAQTSVDRESNIALLTAQAQQQFMALGQALEHIQTMVNSTEAVGQSAQQVEVAVQTANQTLQAGDAAMNRTVDGILEIRETVAETSKRLKRLSESSQKVSRVVNLISNFTNQTQLLALNAAIEATRAGDYGRGFVVVADEVRSLARQSAEATTEIEQLVQEIQKSTAEVSTAMDKGIQQVAQGTAMVQDTRLTLNAIVDATSQISQLVEGITQATQVQTQEFQSVTTTMTEVAGIANKTSSDAMEISKSFQELLAMAKNLQASADQFKVE, encoded by the coding sequence ATGTCAAGGCTATTACTCAGTTTCCCCTATGGCAGACAGATCAAGAAGGGCAGTCTTGAGGTTTTTCGACCAAATCAATGCCATCAAACCAATTATGACTGGTTGACAAGCTCGTCACTAACTCTGCCCATTGAACAGTCTATTGGCAGGGTTACTACCGACTCGATTGCCTCTGAAATGCCATCATGGTCGGCAATTTTACCATTATCAGATGTTGAAAAAAGCGAAACTATAACTATGTCAACACTTGATCAATCTAAGGAAATACTCACATCTTCGTCCCAACTCAATCAATCATCGAGTAATGGTAATGGCAAAGGGACACCTACCGGGTTGAAGCTCCACCTAGCCGTCGATATTGAGGAACACTGCAAGGGTGAGCGGCAGTGGTTATTCCACCTGGCCACCCAAATGCGCAAAGCAGAAACTAGTGATGCCCTGTTGAGAACCACCGTGACTGAGGTTAGTCAACGTTTACGAGTAGACCGAGCCTTGATTTTTCGCTTCCAGTCCGAGAATCGGGGTACGGTGCTAGTTGAGTCCATGGTGGGTGGTTATACTCCCAGCCAGGAGGAGTGCCTGCCGGTGATTGCATTTGGGGCATTGAATCGCTCAGCCTACGAGCAACAGGAAGTTGTAGCCCTTAATGATATTAATGACCGGGCTCTGACTCCGTTTCAACTTCAACTGCTAGAACGATTCCAGATCAAAGCCAGCCTAAGTCTACCAATTTTGCTCGAGGGGCAATTGTGGGGCTTACTAGTGGTGCAGCAATGTTCTGGTTCCCGGGAATGGCAGGAAGCTGACATTAGTCTGCTTTACCAAGTTGTTACTGAACTGAGGCTAAGTCTACAGCCAGTGGAATCTTTTACCCGACGGCGAGAGCAGGTGAAGCAAGAAAAGGTCTTGGCTCAAATCTTGGCCACAATTCCACCGTCAAATGTACCGGAGATTGCCCTGGGCAACATTTGTGAAGAACTACGCCTGTTTTTGAAGGCGGATCGGGTAGTGGTTTATCGCTTCAATCGAGACTGGAGTGGTGAATTTGTGGCTGAGTCAGTTGCAGAGGGTTGGGTGAGGCTGCTCGAAGACCAAAAGCAAAATCCTAACCTGACATCAGCCGATATATTCTCCTCTCAGCGCTGTACGGTCAAGCAAATCGGATCTGTGGCCAGCCCTACTACCGATACCTATTTAAAGCAGACACAAGGGGGCGGCTATTTCAAACGTCATCAGGTACAGCGAGTTGACGACATCTATGCCGCTGGTTTTTCTGAATGCTACATTGAAACCTTAGAAAAATACCAGACCAAGGCTTATATTATAGCCCCAATCTTTGATGGTGAATACCTCTGGGGCTTATTCGCCGTTTACCAGAACTCTCGCCCTCGGCGTTGGCAAGATAGTGACGTCATGCTGCTGTCACTACTGAGTGACCGTCTCAGTAATGTTCTCAAGCAATTGGACATGGCAGCCCAGCTACAGGAGAAATCGGAGCAACTGGATATTGCGGTTAAGGGGGAAAAAATAGCCAATCGCTTGCTTGATAAGATACTTAAAAGTTCCGACATCAACAGTGTTTTTCAGACCGCTACTAAAGAAATCCGGCAGCAGCTCAAGTGCGATCGCGTTGCTGTCTATCGCTTCAATCGAGATTGGAGTGGTGAGTTTGTGGCTGAGGATGTGGCACACGGTTGGATACCGTTAGTTGGACCGAGTATTAAAAAAGTCTGGCGCGATACCTATTTGGAAAACACCCAAGGCGGTCGGTATCGCCACAATGAAACCTTAGCCGTTGATGACATTTACAACGTTAATTACGATCAGTGTCATATTGACCTGTTGGAGCAATTTCAGGCTAAAGCTTATGTGATTGTACCGATTCTGCAAGGGGAAATCTTGTGGGGTTTACTGGCAGCTTACCAGAACAATGGCCCTCGTCACTGGCAGAAAATGGAGGTGGGTATACTGGCTCAGATCGGCCGACAATTTGGGGTTGGCCTCCAGCAAACGGAGTATATTGATCAACTGCGCGCAAAATCCAGCCAACTGTTAAAGGCTTCAGACCTAGAAAAATCAGCAGTCAGAGTCATCAACAAGATCCGGCAATCTCGGCAACTGGATACCATTTTCAAGACCACAACCATAGAAATCCGTAAGCTCCTGATGGCTGACCGGGTGGGTCTGTTTCGGTTTGACCCTGAGTCTGGCTATAACGATGGAGAGTTGGTCTCTGAAGATGTGGCCAATGAGTACGATGCCATCCTGGGTAAGAAGATTCACGACCATTGCTTTAGTGAAGAGTATTCCGCCCACTATGTCGAAGGGCAAGTACACACAGTTGCTGATATCTACAATGGGGATCTCAGTGATTGCTACATTGAGCTACTAGCTCAGTTTCAAGTCCGGGCTAACCTGGTGGTGCCATTGTGTAAAGGCACTGAACTGTGGGGATTGTTGTGCATTCACCAATGCAGTAAGCCCCGTCAATGGCAGGAGTATGAGATTGATTTTGTCAAGCAGATTGCCCTACACTTTGAAGTTGCCCTACAACAAACAGAGTACCTGGCGCAAGTAGAGGCGAAATCCACCCAGGTCGCTAAAACCGCACGGATCGAGCGAGGGGTAGTTAGAATCATCAACAAGATCGGTCAGTCTCGAAACCTTGATACCATTTTCAAGACAACTGCTATCGAAATTCGTAAGCTTCTTCAGGTTGACCGGGTGGGTGTATTTAAGTTTTACCCTAACTCTGGCTTTGATGATGGGGAATTGGTATCTGAGGATGTGGCATCAGGCTACGATGCCATGCTAGGAATCAAAGTTAACGACCACTGCTTTGGTGAACAGTATGCCCCTCACTACACCCAAGGACGAGTGCAAGCGGTTGCTGATGTCTACAATGGGGGACTGAGTGATTGCCATATTGAGCTGCTGGCTCAGTTCCAAGTCCGGGCTAATCTGGTTGTCCCCCTACTTCAAGGACTTCAGTTGTGGGGATTGTTGTGCATTCACCAATGCAGTAAGCCCCGTCAATGGCAGGAGTATGAGATTGATTTTGCCAAGCAGATTGCCCTGCACTTTGGGGTAGCCCTACAGCAATTGAGCTACCTCGATCAAGTGGAGACCAAATCCCACCAGCTTGCCCAAGCTGCTGTACGGGAGCGAGTAGTAGCAAGCCTTAGCAACAATTTGTCCCAGTCTCTAGATGTTTACAGTATCTTCGATAGAATCACCAAAGAGTTACAGCAAGTGTTGGGAGCTGACCGGGTAGTGATCTATCGCTTTAACTCCGACTGGACTGGTCAATTTGTGGCTGAATCCGTTGCCCCTGGCTGGCTTTCTTTGATCACTGAACAAGAAACAGACGACCGCTTGAAGGTGGATCTAATCGCTTCTGAGCGCTGCACTGTTACAGCCATGAGTGTTTATTCTCGTAATCATATTGATACCTACTTGCAAGACACCAAGGGTGGAGACTTCGCCCGAGGTGACCACTTCAAGAAGGTTGATGACATCTACACCATGGGTTTCGCTCCCTGCTACATCAACACTCTGGAAAAATTCCAAACCAAGGCATATCTGATTATGCCGATTTTTCAAGGTGAAAAGCTCTGGGGGCTACTAGGCGCTTACCAAAATACCGGACCCCGTCAGTGGCAAGATACTGATGTTACCCTCATGCTCCAGATTAGTAATTCCCTGGGATTAGCCTTGCAGCGATCCCATTACCTAGATCAGGTGCGAGCCCAATCTACCCAACTCACCAAAGCGGCTCAAATCGCTCAGGGGGTAACCAAAATAGTCGGTAAGCTATTTCACTCTCGGGATGCAAATACCATCTATCGTATTACTACCCAAGACGTCCGGCAGCTACTCAAATGCGATCGCGTCGCCCTCTATCAATTCAATCGAGATTGGACTGGTCAGTTTGTAGCTGAGGCAATTGCCACCGGTTGGTTGCCATGGGTGGGAGCCAATATGCAAGCCTTCTGGCCCGATACTTATCTACAAGACACCCAGGAAGGTCAGTATCGCAATCGTAAAAGCGTGGCAGTTGATGACATTTACACCTTTGGTTATTCTGACGATTATCTGGAAACCTTAGAGGAATATGAGGTTAAGGCTTATATGCTGGCACCGATTTTTATTGAAGGAACCTTATGGGGTTTACTGGGTACCTACCAAAATACTGGTGCTCGTGACTGGCAAGAGTTTGAACTCAACGCCCTGGCTCAAATTGGGGTGCAAGTAGGTGCAGCCCTGCAACAGGCTGAGTATCTCGCACAAATCCAAGACCAGTCCCAGCAGCTCACTAATTCAGCACAACGGGAGAAAGCCGATAAAGAAGCGGTACAGCGGGAGGTAATGCAGTTGCTCTCAGCCGTGCGACCAGCTCTAGAAGGAGACCTCACCGTCCGAGCTCCGGTCACCAACAATGAAGTCGGTACCATTGCTGATGCCTACAACAACACTTTACAAAGCCTGCGCCGGATCGTGACTCAAGTGCAACAAGCCTCCAGGAAAGTTGCCCAAACGTCTGTTGACAGGGAATCAAACATTGCTTTGCTCACAGCCCAAGCCCAGCAGCAATTTATGGCTCTTGGTCAAGCCTTAGAGCACATCCAGACCATGGTTAATTCTACAGAAGCTGTCGGTCAGAGTGCTCAACAGGTGGAAGTGGCAGTCCAAACCGCTAACCAAACTCTCCAAGCAGGAGATGCAGCAATGAACCGTACTGTAGATGGAATTCTCGAAATCCGCGAGACAGTGGCAGAAACCAGCAAACGGCTTAAGCGTCTCAGCGAATCGTCCCAGAAGGTTTCGAGGGTGGTCAACCTGATTAGCAACTTTACGAATCAGACCCAATTGCTAGCCTTGAATGCAGCCATTGAAGCCACCAGGGCTGGTGACTATGGACGGGGTTTTGTCGTGGTTGCCGATGAAGTACGTTCTCTAGCCCGTCAGTCAGCGGAAGCCACCACTGAAATCGAGCAGTTGGTACAGGAGATCCAGAAAAGTACCGCTGAGGTGTCTACAGCCATGGATAAAGGTATTCAACAGGTTGCCCAAGGAACGGCCATGGTACAAGATACCCGTCTAACTCTCAATGCTATTGTTGACGCCACCAGCCAAATCAGCCAGCTGGTAGAGGGTATTACCCAAGCCACCCAGGTACAGACCCAAGAGTTCCAATCCGTGACCACTACCATGACTGAAGTTGCAGGAATTGCCAACAAGACCTCTTCCGATGCCATGGAAATTTCTAAGTCTTTCCAAGAACTCCTAGCCATGGCAAAGAATCTTCAAGCCAGTGCTGACCAGTTCAAGGTTGAGTAG
- a CDS encoding chemotaxis protein CheW — translation MLNSLDPVVTQTNLDLLNLDPLTPETRVRLLRFPLGFEDSILLPLEQITEIIRVNVPEVLLVPEMPSCILGIGNWRSEMLWLVDLKQLVGYPPLSELGQVSVSPVAIVVQANDQSVGLVVSQVNEIELHELEQLQPASPGLFPQSLLPFLLGYLPGDGSTVLDVKAITQFPLWQTDQEGQS, via the coding sequence ATGTTGAACTCCCTTGACCCAGTGGTAACACAAACAAATCTTGACCTACTAAACTTAGATCCACTAACCCCAGAAACCCGAGTGCGGTTGCTGCGTTTTCCTCTTGGCTTTGAGGATAGTATTCTGTTGCCCCTAGAGCAGATTACCGAAATTATCAGGGTGAATGTGCCGGAGGTTCTGCTGGTGCCGGAAATGCCCAGTTGTATTTTGGGAATTGGTAATTGGCGTTCAGAAATGCTCTGGTTGGTAGACCTAAAGCAGCTGGTTGGCTATCCACCTCTGTCTGAGCTTGGGCAAGTTTCGGTATCTCCTGTGGCAATCGTAGTTCAGGCCAATGACCAGTCTGTGGGTCTGGTGGTGTCCCAAGTCAATGAGATTGAGTTACATGAATTGGAGCAACTCCAGCCAGCATCTCCTGGCTTATTTCCTCAATCGCTACTGCCTTTTCTGCTGGGGTACCTGCCTGGGGATGGCAGTACAGTCTTGGATGTCAAGGCTATTACTCAGTTTCCCCTATGGCAGACAGATCAAGAAGGGCAGTCTTGA
- a CDS encoding response regulator transcription factor: protein MTTVLLVEDSLTENEMVSGYLRQAGLKVVSVTSSEDAQIKLQSQKPDVVILDVILPGQSGFELCRELKTNSNTETIPVVICSTKGTDADKLWGSMLGADAYLPKPINQQKLKQTIQQLLGITH from the coding sequence ATGACGACAGTCCTTTTGGTTGAAGATAGCTTGACAGAAAATGAGATGGTAAGTGGTTACCTCAGACAAGCTGGTCTCAAGGTAGTTAGTGTCACAAGTAGTGAGGATGCCCAGATTAAACTTCAGTCCCAGAAACCAGATGTGGTGATTCTCGATGTGATTTTGCCAGGACAAAGCGGGTTTGAACTGTGCCGGGAACTCAAGACTAATTCCAACACCGAAACCATCCCAGTGGTGATTTGCTCAACTAAAGGAACTGATGCCGACAAACTCTGGGGTTCGATGCTGGGAGCTGATGCCTATTTACCTAAACCGATAAACCAGCAAAAACTAAAACAAACAATTCAGCAATTGTTAGGTATTACGCATTAG
- a CDS encoding chemotaxis protein CheA: protein MTIALMTNDPKIREQSYRYFLQEAPELLQVLENDLLSLPENYSINKVNNLMRTTHTLKGAAASIGLETIATVAHSLEDVFKALFNPDLSIDPDIEALLFQAYECLRLPLTAELTGRQIDDTEVKNRTAAVVAQLQEKLGDCFDLESYLPTSVELGFDVTQSIFEVGVSQGLDVIQAALNSDNPTEISITVRHQAEVFLGLGQSIDLPGFAAIAKNAIAALDNHPDQVLTIAKTALCDFQAAQAAVLEGDRTQGGQPSMALQQLADLKCSSQNSQLTIHNQSSVFRNGKEQKEADTQYIVIDNWSSLDLFIESFPNPKLSNSDPKQDLNPVEFRVEEGEYFVNNYEGNSKCKLSHNYEFITPVVEAEIIYYHKQHKEEKEYNKNKTKKNEIQDNQTTLSSSSSSSSSSSPPPQSSPSSVTHPESKRRKQSHLVEMIWGGSTPLDHQTSDQSKELQRSDLRDIDVWDREIASPEPEVGTEKNFIHNMGMIDGDNENKEQGQDPSVITDEIIPPIGNTRNSPLNSSHRTITPSNQHPSTPSSRDLSGTVRINIEHLEYLNYTIGELLTNQNRQLLENEQLLRAVRVLLDRIQQHQQVLEQVQDWYDRLFILTQQQQIRKRLQLSKFNLEALNKNFATDPNLRFSSYPWTEKPLQVSKFNVEGLNKNKATNPNSAANLPYSNAKAEQLNNQGLLATLGSQPANFQHSNFQHSNFQPTNFQPTNQGLLATLREQHTDYFDDLELKRYSTPELEIQSVVEDAIQLTEAALDIELFSTQSSKTLEQQRRLLTNHRDVLMDARMLPLGEVFSRFPPVLKQLSASHHKLVELKISGHDVLVDKVVAQKLYDPLLHLVRNAFDHGIETPAVRQQQGKPETGLIEISACHRGRHLVIEVFDDGPGLNFERIRQLAVERELIDFEQSNSLSEAQLRNLLFEPGFSTVSGVNNLSGRGVGLDVVLNQVKALRGSVIVDSSPEQGTRFRLQIPLSLTIDKLLLCQAGSEVYGLITDQVSQIIIPEEHQLRSWEDGKILHLGKGSDQQMVKVYQLGQVLDYSSVASPFSVTHPHQPVVPKPTIRPIILIHYQDQLVGLEVDQLLGDQELVIRPLGTMIVPPPYVNGGSILADGRLTLVLDGTELIQYLSDQQTDGSQRLQVSTLKVESKSDEEATEPIKTLSQKQLPPS, encoded by the coding sequence TTGACAATTGCTCTAATGACTAATGACCCGAAAATTCGTGAGCAAAGCTATCGCTACTTTCTCCAAGAAGCACCGGAACTGCTGCAAGTCTTGGAAAACGATTTGCTGAGTTTGCCAGAAAACTATAGCATCAATAAAGTCAACAACTTGATGCGCACTACCCATACCCTCAAAGGCGCAGCAGCTAGCATTGGCTTGGAAACAATTGCCACGGTAGCTCACTCCTTGGAGGATGTTTTCAAAGCTCTGTTTAACCCAGACTTGTCCATTGATCCAGACATTGAAGCCTTACTGTTTCAAGCTTATGAGTGTCTCCGCCTACCTCTAACCGCTGAACTCACAGGCCGGCAAATCGATGACACCGAAGTCAAGAATCGAACTGCTGCTGTTGTTGCCCAACTCCAAGAGAAGCTGGGGGACTGTTTTGATCTCGAATCCTATCTGCCCACCTCAGTAGAATTGGGCTTCGACGTCACCCAGTCCATTTTTGAAGTGGGGGTTAGTCAAGGGTTAGACGTAATCCAAGCTGCCCTAAATAGTGATAATCCCACTGAAATCAGCATCACAGTTCGCCACCAAGCAGAGGTTTTCTTGGGGTTAGGGCAATCCATTGATTTACCAGGATTTGCCGCTATTGCCAAAAATGCGATCGCAGCCCTAGACAACCATCCCGATCAGGTGCTCACCATTGCCAAGACGGCTTTGTGTGATTTCCAAGCCGCACAAGCAGCGGTGCTAGAAGGGGATAGGACTCAAGGCGGTCAACCTTCTATGGCTCTGCAACAACTAGCTGACCTGAAGTGTTCAAGTCAAAATTCACAATTGACAATTCACAATCAATCTTCTGTCTTCCGCAACGGAAAAGAACAAAAAGAAGCTGATACACAATACATTGTGATAGATAATTGGTCTTCCCTGGATTTATTCATCGAGTCATTCCCCAATCCCAAGTTGAGTAATAGTGACCCAAAACAAGACCTTAATCCAGTTGAGTTCAGAGTAGAAGAAGGAGAATATTTTGTTAATAATTATGAGGGAAACAGTAAATGTAAATTATCCCATAATTATGAATTTATCACCCCTGTTGTAGAAGCAGAAATAATTTATTATCATAAACAGCATAAAGAAGAGAAGGAATATAATAAAAACAAGACGAAAAAAAACGAAATACAAGATAACCAAACAACATTATCTTCTTCTTCTTCTTCATCTTCCTCTTCTTCCCCCCCTCCCCAATCCTCTCCTTCTTCCGTGACTCATCCAGAATCTAAAAGAAGGAAACAGTCCCACCTTGTGGAGATGATCTGGGGAGGGTCAACCCCACTAGATCACCAAACCTCTGATCAAAGTAAAGAGTTGCAGAGGTCAGACCTTCGAGATATAGATGTCTGGGATAGAGAGATAGCTTCCCCTGAGCCAGAAGTCGGCACAGAAAAAAATTTTATTCACAACATGGGGATGATTGATGGAGATAATGAAAATAAAGAACAAGGACAAGATCCCTCAGTTATTACAGACGAGATCATCCCCCCCATAGGCAACACTAGAAATTCCCCTCTAAACTCTTCCCATCGGACCATAACTCCCTCCAACCAACATCCAAGCACGCCATCATCTAGGGATCTATCTGGTACTGTGCGGATAAATATTGAGCATCTAGAATACCTGAATTACACCATTGGGGAATTACTAACCAACCAAAACCGCCAGTTGCTCGAAAATGAACAACTGCTGCGGGCAGTGCGAGTACTCCTTGATCGTATCCAGCAACATCAACAAGTGCTTGAGCAAGTACAAGATTGGTACGACCGCCTGTTTATTTTGACGCAACAACAGCAGATTAGGAAAAGGTTGCAGCTTAGCAAGTTTAACCTTGAAGCTTTAAACAAAAACTTTGCTACCGACCCCAATCTTCGTTTTTCTTCCTACCCTTGGACAGAAAAACCGTTGCAGGTTAGCAAGTTTAATGTTGAAGGTTTAAACAAAAACAAAGCTACCAACCCCAATTCTGCTGCCAACCTACCCTACTCGAACGCCAAAGCCGAACAACTTAATAACCAAGGCCTATTGGCCACGCTAGGCTCTCAACCTGCCAACTTTCAACATAGCAACTTTCAACATAGCAACTTTCAACCTACCAACTTTCAACCTACTAACCAAGGCCTATTGGCCACCCTACGCGAACAACATACCGACTATTTCGATGACCTGGAACTAAAACGTTATAGTACACCCGAGCTTGAGATTCAGTCAGTTGTAGAAGACGCTATACAATTAACAGAAGCTGCCCTAGACATTGAGCTGTTCAGCACCCAATCGAGTAAGACTCTCGAACAACAACGTCGGTTGTTAACCAACCATCGTGATGTCTTGATGGACGCCCGGATGTTGCCTTTAGGGGAAGTATTTAGCCGTTTCCCCCCTGTCCTCAAGCAGTTGTCCGCCTCCCACCATAAGCTGGTAGAGCTGAAAATTTCTGGTCATGATGTTTTAGTGGATAAAGTTGTTGCCCAGAAGCTGTACGACCCCCTGCTGCATCTTGTGCGTAATGCTTTTGACCACGGCATTGAGACTCCTGCTGTCAGGCAACAACAGGGCAAACCAGAAACAGGATTAATTGAAATCAGTGCTTGCCATCGGGGCAGACATTTGGTGATTGAAGTGTTTGATGACGGGCCAGGGTTGAATTTTGAACGGATTCGCCAACTAGCAGTAGAACGTGAACTGATAGACTTTGAACAGAGTAATAGTCTCAGTGAGGCTCAGCTGAGGAATTTGTTGTTTGAACCAGGCTTTTCCACGGTCTCTGGGGTGAATAACCTCTCTGGACGAGGTGTTGGTCTTGATGTTGTCCTAAACCAGGTCAAAGCTCTCAGGGGTTCGGTAATAGTTGATTCTTCTCCGGAGCAAGGCACCAGATTTAGACTACAAATTCCCCTGAGTTTAACCATAGATAAGTTACTCCTGTGTCAGGCTGGGAGCGAAGTTTATGGTTTGATAACTGATCAAGTCTCCCAAATTATTATTCCTGAGGAACACCAACTCCGAAGTTGGGAAGATGGTAAAATCCTTCACTTGGGAAAGGGCAGTGATCAGCAAATGGTTAAAGTCTACCAACTTGGGCAAGTCCTAGATTATTCCTCTGTGGCTTCTCCATTCTCGGTCACCCATCCCCATCAGCCTGTTGTTCCTAAACCGACGATTAGACCAATCATTCTGATCCATTACCAGGATCAGCTTGTCGGTCTGGAGGTAGACCAACTGCTTGGAGACCAGGAGTTGGTGATTCGTCCTTTGGGCACAATGATTGTGCCACCCCCCTATGTGAATGGGGGCAGTATTCTGGCCGATGGTCGGTTGACATTGGTGCTGGATGGGACTGAATTGATCCAGTACCTGTCTGACCAACAGACCGATGGCAGTCAAAGGTTACAGGTTAGCACATTGAAGGTTGAAAGCAAAAGCGATGAGGAAGCCACCGAACCGATAAAAACCCTTTCGCAAAAGCAGCTTCCACCTTCATAA
- a CDS encoding response regulator, with the protein MTTHKVLTTDKLAQQIQACATEQLTGRLEIEDPHDQQWSLSFHLGRLTGGASKMHPIRRWCRQLSVHCPELSAFPVCQGSSAQPVYWDYPSLAELVRQGKIPLRQMRSVVADNCTEILFDIIQRQEQLRCGSSEQLTYRQIPQETIDSRFDSRFDSRFDSRFDSRLVVIRADQIWQQAWQAWEPWQQAGLVNISPSLAPVIWDADKLRQQTSLLAYHNLTTLVDGDRTLRDLAVSVKQNLLAVTQSIMPYIRVQVMGLICVGDFRCDTHFNQATNPQPETTGTKGPVMTLPASPLVVYIEDSQIDRLTMSQILANAGYRFINVRDPIKALPTLLKHKPQLIFLDLVMPVLNGYEICAQIRRVSVFQDTPVIMVTSNDGIVDRVRAKMVGSTDFLAKPITRSKVLTILQSHLGVSRNILSG; encoded by the coding sequence ATGACGACTCACAAAGTATTGACCACCGACAAACTGGCGCAACAGATTCAAGCTTGCGCAACGGAGCAATTGACTGGTCGGTTAGAGATTGAAGATCCCCACGATCAGCAGTGGAGTCTTTCTTTCCACTTGGGTCGTTTGACTGGGGGTGCTAGTAAGATGCATCCGATTCGCCGTTGGTGTCGGCAGTTGTCTGTACACTGCCCAGAACTATCAGCATTTCCTGTGTGTCAGGGGTCCTCGGCTCAGCCGGTGTATTGGGATTACCCATCTCTAGCAGAACTAGTCAGACAGGGGAAAATACCACTGAGACAGATGCGGTCGGTTGTTGCTGACAACTGTACGGAAATACTCTTCGATATCATCCAACGGCAGGAACAACTCCGCTGTGGTTCATCAGAGCAACTAACTTACAGGCAGATTCCTCAAGAGACTATTGATTCAAGGTTTGATTCAAGGTTTGATTCAAGGTTTGATTCAAGGTTTGATTCAAGGTTGGTAGTAATTCGAGCTGATCAAATTTGGCAACAGGCTTGGCAGGCTTGGGAGCCTTGGCAACAGGCTGGTTTGGTAAATATTTCCCCTTCTTTGGCTCCGGTGATCTGGGATGCTGACAAATTGCGACAGCAGACTTCATTACTGGCCTACCACAACCTAACTACCTTAGTGGATGGCGATCGCACTTTAAGGGATTTAGCTGTGAGCGTCAAACAGAATCTTTTGGCTGTGACCCAATCAATCATGCCCTATATCCGAGTACAGGTGATGGGTTTGATCTGTGTTGGAGACTTCCGCTGTGATACTCACTTTAATCAAGCCACTAATCCTCAGCCAGAAACTACCGGAACCAAAGGACCAGTAATGACATTACCAGCTAGTCCCTTGGTAGTTTATATCGAAGACAGCCAAATCGATCGGCTGACCATGAGTCAAATTCTTGCCAATGCTGGCTATCGATTTATCAATGTTCGAGACCCGATCAAAGCCTTGCCGACCTTGCTAAAGCACAAACCACAGCTGATCTTCTTGGATTTGGTGATGCCGGTTTTAAATGGGTATGAAATTTGTGCACAAATTCGTCGGGTTTCAGTGTTTCAAGACACCCCAGTGATTATGGTCACCAGTAATGACGGAATTGTAGACCGAGTGCGGGCAAAGATGGTCGGTTCTACGGACTTTTTAGCAAAGCCTATTACTCGGTCAAAGGTATTGACAATTCTACAGAGCCATCTTGGGGTTAGTCGTAATATCCTGTCCGGTTGA